In a genomic window of Microcoleus sp. FACHB-831:
- a CDS encoding branched-chain amino acid ABC transporter permease yields MDLQTVQYIVNGIAVGSIIALAAIGLTLTYGILRLSNFAHGDFMTLGAYITWAANISGVNIWLSMIIAVVATVGAMLLCEALIWKQMRDRRASSTTLTIISIGLALFLRNGIILIWGGNNQSYNLPIAPAIDILGIKVAYYRLIVMGLTVLAVLGLHFLLQNTKIGKAMRAVADDLDLARVSGIKVERVVLWTWTIAGTLTALGGAMYGLIAAVRPNMGWFLILPMFASVILGGIGNPYGAIAGAMVIGVAQEVSVILLKPEYKQGVALLIMVLMLLVRPQGLFKGTM; encoded by the coding sequence ATGGATCTACAAACTGTTCAATACATTGTCAATGGCATTGCCGTAGGCAGTATTATTGCCTTGGCAGCAATCGGGCTGACGCTGACTTATGGCATTTTGCGGTTGTCCAACTTTGCTCACGGCGACTTTATGACGCTGGGAGCATATATCACGTGGGCAGCCAATATAAGTGGAGTGAATATCTGGCTCTCGATGATTATCGCAGTTGTGGCAACAGTGGGAGCCATGCTGCTGTGCGAAGCGCTGATTTGGAAACAAATGCGCGATCGCCGCGCTAGCTCTACTACGCTGACAATCATCTCTATTGGACTAGCCTTATTTCTCCGCAATGGCATCATCCTCATTTGGGGGGGTAACAACCAGTCCTATAACTTACCGATTGCCCCAGCCATCGACATCCTGGGAATCAAAGTTGCTTACTATCGGTTGATTGTTATGGGGTTGACGGTTCTGGCTGTTTTGGGGCTGCACTTCCTATTGCAGAACACCAAAATCGGCAAGGCAATGCGGGCTGTAGCGGACGATCTTGACCTTGCTCGCGTTTCAGGCATCAAAGTTGAGCGGGTGGTGCTTTGGACGTGGACGATCGCTGGGACTCTTACTGCATTGGGGGGAGCCATGTACGGGCTGATCGCGGCGGTGCGCCCTAACATGGGTTGGTTTTTAATTTTGCCGATGTTTGCTTCCGTCATTCTCGGCGGAATTGGCAACCCTTACGGCGCGATCGCGGGTGCTATGGTCATTGGTGTAGCCCAAGAAGTGAGCGTTATCCTGCTGAAGCCAGAATACAAACAGGGTGTCGCCCTGTTAATCATGGTCTTAATGCTGCTCGTCCGTCCCCAAGGCTTGTTCAAGGGAACCATGTAG
- a CDS encoding PleD family two-component system response regulator, whose amino-acid sequence MASHKILVIDDSRVIRRTVRDMLPQGNFEVLEAQDGQEGMNLIHQEHPNLIMLDFLLPKKSGWEVFQEIENHAEIRKIPLVLMSGRKEEVTEKIPEPFKYFEFVSKPFDQKQLIAAIKSAMAKRKLMPPLVAAPAPVAAPAAAPAAAPAAAPAAAPAEMQEFNEKIAKMQAEIDGLKKQLAQVGAMPGEIDKLKQQVAQILAFIKQKLK is encoded by the coding sequence GTGGCAAGTCACAAAATCCTGGTTATTGATGACAGCAGAGTCATCAGGAGGACAGTACGAGATATGTTACCGCAGGGTAACTTTGAAGTATTGGAAGCACAAGATGGTCAAGAAGGAATGAATCTGATCCACCAGGAACATCCAAACCTGATCATGCTAGATTTTCTGCTGCCTAAAAAGAGTGGTTGGGAAGTTTTTCAGGAGATTGAAAATCACGCTGAGATCAGGAAAATTCCTCTAGTTTTGATGTCAGGTCGCAAAGAAGAGGTTACGGAGAAAATTCCAGAACCGTTTAAATATTTTGAATTTGTCTCAAAGCCATTCGACCAGAAGCAGCTGATTGCAGCCATCAAATCAGCAATGGCTAAAAGGAAACTTATGCCACCACTGGTAGCAGCGCCTGCACCTGTCGCCGCACCAGCCGCCGCACCAGCCGCCGCACCAGCCGCCGCACCAGCCGCCGCACCAGCAGAAATGCAGGAATTCAATGAGAAGATTGCCAAGATGCAGGCTGAAATTGATGGCTTGAAGAAACAGTTAGCTCAAGTGGGGGCAATGCCAGGGGAAATTGACAAATTAAAGCAACAGGTGGCTCAAATTTTAGCTTTCATCAAGCAGAAGTTAAAGTAG
- the lipA gene encoding lipoyl synthase yields MDGPFTTGSYASPLRSEVEALPQWLRRPIGKASDISTVQRIIKQRQIHTICEEGRCPNRSECYSQKTATFLLMGPVCTRACAFCQVDKGHAPLPLDSEEPRHVAESVHLLGLRYVVLTSVARDDLPDGGASWFAATMEAVRQMNPQTQIEVLTPDFWGGVDAVNKQRDRIATVVNAKPACYNHNVETVQRLQGRVRRGAQYERSLDVLRIVKQLDSTIATKSGLMLGHGETEAEVIATMADLRNALCDRLTLGQYMRPSLEHLSVQKYWTPEEFDRLGAIARDMGFAHVRSGPLVRSSYHAGESE; encoded by the coding sequence ATGGATGGGCCTTTCACAACCGGGTCATATGCTTCTCCCCTGCGGTCAGAAGTTGAGGCGCTGCCGCAGTGGTTGCGCCGCCCCATCGGGAAAGCTAGCGACATATCGACTGTACAGCGAATTATCAAACAACGTCAAATACACACAATTTGTGAAGAAGGTCGGTGTCCCAACCGTAGCGAATGCTATTCCCAGAAGACAGCAACTTTTTTGCTAATGGGGCCAGTATGCACCCGTGCCTGTGCTTTTTGTCAAGTAGATAAAGGCCACGCACCGTTGCCTCTAGACTCTGAAGAACCGCGTCATGTGGCGGAGTCCGTGCATCTGTTGGGGTTGCGCTATGTGGTGCTGACTTCTGTAGCGAGAGATGATTTGCCAGATGGGGGAGCAAGCTGGTTTGCAGCGACTATGGAGGCGGTGCGACAGATGAATCCACAGACTCAAATTGAAGTATTGACGCCAGATTTTTGGGGTGGTGTGGATGCGGTGAACAAACAGCGCGATCGCATTGCTACCGTAGTAAATGCTAAACCAGCTTGTTACAACCACAATGTTGAGACGGTGCAGCGGTTGCAAGGTCGCGTGCGTCGGGGAGCGCAATACGAGCGATCGCTCGATGTCCTCCGCATTGTCAAACAGCTAGATTCAACAATTGCCACAAAATCCGGGTTGATGCTAGGACACGGAGAAACAGAAGCAGAAGTCATTGCGACAATGGCGGATTTGCGGAATGCTCTATGCGATCGCCTCACCCTCGGTCAGTATATGCGCCCGTCGCTAGAACACCTAAGCGTACAAAAATACTGGACGCCCGAAGAATTTGACCGATTGGGAGCGATCGCGCGGGACATGGGCTTCGCTCACGTCCGTTCTGGCCCTCTAGTACGCAGTTCCTACCATGCGGGTGAGAGTGAATAG
- the recR gene encoding recombination mediator RecR codes for MHAGRRTTVYTRPLARLIEQLQKLPGVGPKTAQRLALHILKRSPEEVEALAQALVEAKKQVGVCQVCFHLAAEPVCEICRSPNRDNSMICVVADSRDVIALEKTREYSGKYHVLGGVISPMDGIGPDQLHIQQLVRRVSKPDIKEAIIAISPSVEGETTTLYVGQLIKPFTRVTRIAFGLPMGGDLEYADEVTLARALEGRRELD; via the coding sequence ATACACGCTGGGAGAAGGACAACGGTTTACACACGACCATTAGCTCGTTTAATTGAGCAATTGCAAAAATTGCCGGGAGTTGGCCCTAAAACTGCCCAAAGACTGGCGTTGCATATTTTAAAGCGATCGCCCGAAGAAGTAGAAGCACTAGCGCAAGCCTTAGTTGAAGCGAAAAAGCAAGTCGGCGTATGTCAGGTATGCTTTCACCTTGCAGCCGAGCCTGTCTGCGAAATCTGTCGCTCTCCCAATCGCGACAACAGCATGATTTGCGTCGTGGCTGACTCCCGCGATGTCATAGCGCTGGAAAAAACACGCGAATATAGTGGCAAGTATCACGTACTGGGAGGAGTGATTTCGCCGATGGATGGCATTGGCCCAGATCAGCTCCATATCCAACAGTTAGTAAGGCGCGTCAGCAAGCCGGATATTAAAGAAGCGATCATCGCCATCAGCCCCAGCGTTGAAGGCGAAACTACAACACTCTATGTGGGACAGCTGATCAAACCTTTTACCCGCGTAACTCGCATCGCTTTTGGTTTACCTATGGGCGGCGATTTGGAATATGCCGATGAAGTTACATTAGCGCGAGCCTTAGAAGGACGCCGAGAGTTAGATTAG
- a CDS encoding photosystem I protein PsaX, with protein sequence MSAAQAKKPTGSVPKTSNPPYPFRTIVLLILLAGNFLVAGIYFHLINP encoded by the coding sequence ATGAGTGCTGCTCAAGCCAAAAAACCGACTGGTTCTGTGCCCAAAACGAGTAACCCGCCTTATCCCTTCCGCACGATCGTTTTACTCATCCTGTTAGCTGGTAACTTCCTGGTTGCAGGGATCTATTTCCACCTGATCAATCCCTAG